In Erigeron canadensis isolate Cc75 chromosome 1, C_canadensis_v1, whole genome shotgun sequence, a single window of DNA contains:
- the LOC122603867 gene encoding plasma membrane ATPase 1-like isoform X3: MFGYNKLEEKKESKILKFLGFMWNPLSWVMEAAALMAITMARGGPPDYHDFAGIVVLLLINSTISFVEENNAGNAAAALMARLAPKAKVLRNGKWSEEDASILVPGDIISIKLGDIIPADARLLEGDALKIDQSALTGESLPVTKNPGDGVYSGSTCKQGEIEAVVIATGVHTFFGKAAHLVDNTTHVGHFQQVLTSIGNFCICSIAIGMILELIIIFGLQSHREYRDGIDNLLVILIGGIPIAMPTVLSVTMAIGSHRLSQQGAITKRMTAIEEMAGMDVLCSDKTGTLTLNKLSVDKNLIEVFASGVDKDTVVLMAARASRLENQDAIDTAIVSMLADPKEARYGITEVHFLPFNPTDKRTALTYIDGAGKMHRVSKGAPEQILNLAKNKSEIEKRVHTIIDKFAERGLRSLGVARQEVPANSKDSPGGPWEFVGLLPLFDPPRHDSAETIRRALDLGVSVKMITGDQLAIAKETGRRLGMGVNMYPSSSLLGEHKDQLSASLPVDELIEKADGFAGVFPEHKYEIVKILQSKKHICGMTGDGVNDAPALKVADIGIAVDDATDAARSASDIVLTEPGLSVIISAVLTSRAIFQRMKNYTIYAVSITIRIVMGFLMLTAFYKFNFPPLLILVIAILNDGTIMTISKDRVKPSPSPDSWKLSEIFATGVVIGTYLAIMTVIFFYLASRTSFFANTFNVADFNIDVTLLDTKVLNAKLASAVYLQVSTISQALIFVTRSRGWSFTERPGLLLLCAFILAQLFASVMSATLTWKFAKIAAIGWGWTGVIWLYNILCYMLLDPIKFVVRYALSGRAWGHVINRKTAFTTQKDFGKEAREAAWATEQRTLHGLNTSEGKIFAENYTFRDINIMAEEAKRRAEIARLRELHTLKGKVESFAKLKGLDIDVNPHYTV, encoded by the exons ATGTTTGGCTACAATAAGTTGGAAGAGAAAAAG GAAAGTAAAATACTCAAGTTTTTGGGCTTTATGTGGAATCCTTTGTCTTGGGTAATGGAGGCAGCAGCACTCATGGCTATCACTATGGCACGAGGAGGG CCTCCAGACTACCATGACTTTGCTGGCATAGTGGTACTTCTGCTTATCAATTCAACCATTAGTTTTGTGGAGGAGAATAATGCTGGCAACGCAGCTGCAGCCCTCATGGCTCGCTTGGCACCAAAAGCTAAG GTTTTACGCAATGGGAAATGGAGCGAAGAGGACGCATCTATACTGGTACCTGGAGACATCATCAGTATTAAGCTAGGAGACATTATTCCGGCTGATGCACGCCTGCTTGAAGGAGATGCTTTGAAGATTGATCAA TCGGCACTTACAGGTGAATCTCTCCCAGTTACCAAGAATCCAGGTGATGGAGTATACTCAGGCTCAACATGTAAACAAGGTGAAATTGAGGCAGTTGTTATTGCTACGGGAGTCCATACATTTTTTGGAAAGGCAGCTCATCTTGTGGATAACACCACACATGTCGGCCACTTTCAGCAG GTTTTGACTTCAATCGGTAACTTCTGCATTTGCTCAATCGCCATAGGGATGATTCTTGAATTGATCATTATATTTGGTCTCCAATCACATAGAGAATATCGTGACGGAATTGATAACCTACTTGTAATACTCATTGGGGGTATCCCAATAGCGATGCCGACTGTTCTATCTGTTACAATGGCCATTGGTTCCCATCGATTATCTCAACAG GGTGCCATAACAAAGAGAATGACTGCCATTGAAGAAATGGCCGGAATGGATGTGTTGTGTAGTGATAAAACCGGCACCTTGACACTCAACAAACTTTCAGTTGATAAAAATCTGATTGAG GTGTTCGCCAGTGGTGTTGACAAAGACACAGTTGTGTTGATGGCTGCTAGAGCTTCAAGGCTAGAAAATCAAGATGCCATCGATACCGCTATAGTGTCAATGCTGGCTGATCCTAAAGAG GCGCGATATGGAATTACAGAAGTGCACTTCCTTCCTTTTAATCCAACTGATAAGAGGACAGCTTTGACATACATTGATGGTGCCGGGAAAATGCACAGAGTGAGCAAAGGTGCACCAGAGCAG ATTTTGAATCTAGCTAAGAACAAAAGCGAGATTGAAAAAAGGGTACACACGATTATTGACAAATTTGCTGAACGTGGACTTCGATCTCTTGGAGTAGCTCGGCAG GAAGTACCTGCTAATAGTAAAGATAGTCCTGGTGGTCCTTGGGAATTTGTAGGCCTTCTTCCTCTTTTTGATCCACCTCGTCATGACAGTGCTGAAACAATTAGAAGAGCTTTAGACCTAGGAGTGAGTGTTAAGATGATCACAG GTGACCAACTGGCAATTGCTAAGGAGACAGGTAGACGTCTAGGAATGGGTGTCAATATGTACCCTTCATCATCTTTACTTGGTGAGCATAAGGATCAGCTAAGTGCATCTCTTCCCGTTGATGAACTCATTGAGAAAGCAGACGGTTTCGCTGGTGTTTTTCCAG AGCACAAGTATGAGATTGTGAAGATTCTTCAAAGTAAAAAGCACATTTGTGGAATGACTGGTGATGGTGTTAATGATGCACCGGCTTTAAAAGTGGCAGACATCGGAATTGCAGTTGACGATGCGACAGATGCAGCACGAAGTGCTTCTGACATAGTTCTAACGGAGCCTGGTCTAAGTGTCATCATTAGTGCAGTGTTAACAAGCAGAGCCATTTTCCAACGAATGAAAAACTACACT ATATATGCTGTTTCAATCACCATACGTATAGTG ATGGGGTTTTTGATGCTGACTGCATTTTACAAATTTAACTTCCCTCCTCTTCTAATTCTTGTCATAGCTATTCTGAATGATG GTACAATCATGACTATTTCCAAAGATAGAGTTAAACCATCTCCCAGCCCAGATAGTTGGAAGCTCAGTGAAATATTTGCAACTGGAGTTGTTATAGGCACTTACCTTGCTATAATGACTGTTATATTCTTCTATTTGGCTAGTCGAACCAGCTTTTTTGCG AATACTTTTAATGTGGCTGATTTCAATATTGATGTAACCTTACTTGACACAAAGGTTTTGAATGCAAAACTCGCATCAGCTGTATATCTTCAGGTCAGCACAATCAGCCAGGCATTAATATTTGTCACGCGCTCAAGGGGTTGGTCATTCACGGAAAGGCCAGGTCTTTTGTTGCTTTGTGCATTCATTCTAGCTCAACTG TTTGCCAGTGTAATGTCAGCAACATTGACATGGAAGTTTGCCAAGATTGCTGCAATTGGTTGGGGTTGGACTGGTGTTATATGGTTGTATAACATCTTATGCTACATGTTGCTTGATCCTATTAAATTTGTGGTTAGATATGCACTAAGCGGGAGAGCATGGGGACATGTTATCAATCGTAAG